The sequence below is a genomic window from Anaerolineae bacterium.
TAGATAAGCCGGCTTGCCCCACTGACGAGCGGTGTTGGCTAGCGCAATAATATCTCGAAGGATTTCCGCTTTTTTATCATCGCGGTAGAGATTCGGAAGCTCTTGCTTTCGGTCTCTAAGAGGGGTCTCCTCATATTCCGATGGTTCGGTAAAGAGTTCTGGAAGGAAATCTCTCTGCCCCATAGCCTTTTCCCACTTGGACCCGTCATTTGATGCAAGCAGCGAAACTCTGAATTTACGCCGGTAGCTCGACGTTAACATCAGGTCGATCGGTCTCGCCCCAGTAGTTCTGCCCACCGGGCTGCTAGGCCGATCCACTCGATAGCCCGGAAGTTCTCGCCATGCAAATGCTCTGCCAGCCCGTCCACCGCCTTCGCCACCTCCGGATCGTCTTTCTCATATCGCCGAGCCATCCGCTTCAGGAAATAGTGCCCCCGCCACATCCAAGGGCCATAGTAGACCTGCTCCTCCCCAGCCTTGTTCCGATCCTCTCCTAAAAGCGCGCGTTCCTTAGTGGCCTCCGCGTATTGTTCCTGGAGGCGGATCAGCATCTGGAGCAGAGCCTTGGGCGCTTTGGCACCGCCGTCCTGTTCATCGCGGGTCAGCCTCTCCAGCCAGTGGGCCAGGGAGTGAACGGTTTCCATTCCCTCCCGGCACTCCTCCACTCCAAACTGACGCCAGGGGATGGCCTGCCCTAGGAAGGCGATACCGTCCTTCCGATGCTCCCGTCCGTTCACCCGCCGCCGGACCTCCTTGGCCTGCGCCTCGGCCCTCCCAGCGTCTCCCGCGGCTTGGTAAAGAGGATACTTTCCCCCCACCAGCGCGATGCCGGCGCTGGCATGGACCCCCGGGTGGTCGGCGGCGAAGCGGGTGAGGTCTGCCCGGATCTTCCGTGCCAGTTCCACCACCGCGTCCCACGAGCCGACGAAGAAGAGATCATCCCCACCAGAATAGATGGAATACAACCGATCTCGGCCATCCGCGGTCTTCCCGACCCGCTTCGCTAGCACCTCCACCCATCCTTCGAAGAAGAGGCTGATGGCGAAGCTCAGCGCAGCGACCCGCGAGAAGGTGGCCTGGTCGCCCAGGCCCTTCGCGAACAGGGTGCCCAAGTTGTCCACGTCCATCCGCAACACACCCAGCCGCGGGATGCCGGTAGACTGGGCCTCCAGCAGGGCAAAAGGCTTGATCTTCCCCTGCGGCTCCTGAGGGAGTTCTTGACGAAGCGCGCCCTGCTGAGCCTTCGGCAGGCGGCCCAGCCACTCCTCATCCGCCTTCCCGTACACCGGCGTCACGTTCACCAGCAGGCGACGGCCTACAACGGTATGCGCATCGGGCCTGAGGTTGTCCATCGCGTCATCCTCTAAGGCCAGAATCCAGCGTGGCCGGCCGGTGTTAGGCACAGCGGTGAGTTCCTCCGCTACGCCGGCCTGCAAGCCAAAGGCCCGCAGGACCTCCTCCCAGCCGCCTGACTCGGCGCCGAGCTCGTCGTCAGCTTTCATTTCTGTCAACCAGAGATAGCGGGCTTGACGGAGGCGATCCCCCAGCTCCTCATATGAGAGGCAGGGCGGGCACTTGCGCACATCATCGTCCGTTCGAGTGCCGGGATGTTCGCGGCCGCAGACCTGGCACTCTCGCTCCTCGTTGCCGCCATGCCCTTGGGGCGCAAACAGATCGGCCAGGCCGGGCCCCAATTCGGCGAAACGGCGCTGTTTAGCCCGGCGTAGATGCTCAACCAAAGCTCCCCACTTCTGGGAAATACGGCCTTCGTAAAAATCGGCGGCGACTAAAGAAAGCTCTGCTAGGGCTAGGTACAGGTCACCCTGATGATAGCGGAGCAAAATGCGGGAGACCTCCTGGCGGATCTCCGCCAGGCACGAGCTATCAGAGGGACGAGCTAACAGGTAGAAGTGGCCGCCGCCCTGATAGAGGAGGTTGGTGATGGGAAGTTCTAGTCGTCGCAGGACATAACGGGCCACCGCCTCGGTAAGGAGCTGCAGGTAAAAGGAGCGGCCCCGGAGCGCGCTGGTCGCGCCGCGAGCGGTGATGGTGTAGATGAAGTCTTGGACCCCGCTGATATCCCCGCCCACTAGCAGGGCTACTGTGGTCTCCTCCAGGACAGGAGGAGGCGGGGCATCGAGGGCCTTTGCCCGCTCCTGGTGCCATGTTTTCAAGGCCCGCAGCAGCTCGTCTATGTGAGTCTCTGGTTGTTCCATCAGGCAAACCGCCAGCGCCGCGGTAGCGCGGCTATGGTCGTAGAGGCTGACATCAGGCACGGAGCGGTAATAAGCAGAAGGAACGCACCAGACATAACGTTGGAGCAGGAGGAGCATGCTCTCCAGGTAAGTAGAGAGCGACTCGGCCCGCGCATGGGCTTTCAACAGATGGCGAGTTTCCTGCTCAAAGCCCCTCCAGAGGGCGCTATAGGCGGCAGTCACCTGACTTTCGGCGAGGCTCTCATCCGGAAAGACCGCAGCCTCCTCCAACCGTAATGGTTTTAAGGGCCAATACTTGTCTTCCGGGGCCTGTTGGCCATCAGCGGTCAGCGAACAGAAGATGGACAGAAGTTGCCGAGGCTGAGCTGCTTCGGCTGCAAGGCGCTCGCCTGCTGAGAGCCGATCAGCCAAGGCGATGAGCTTGGCCTCATACGTCAGAAGCGGCTCGTCATGATGGCCCATCACCGGATATAGATCAGCCTGCCATCCTTCCGGCACGAATTGACGGACGAATTCCCCTCCCACCTCGGTGTGAGCGCCCTGCCACCCACCCGTCCGCTGAGCGAATTTGCCGATGTCATGCAACAAGCCGGCCAGTGCGATCCGATAGGCGTCCTCTCTCTCCATAAAATGACCTCCGTGCGGCTACCATCCTTTGAAAAGGGGCTCAAGAAGATGGTTCACGGCGATTTTCGCAATGCCTCCTCACCGCTGAACCACCGAGCGGGTATAGTTTCTCCCGTCATTTTCTCGCTTTGCTTTCGGGCGGTGAAGAGGCCTTTTGGCATGGGGATCACCCTTTGATCCCGGTGACGGTGATGCCACCGATGAATAGGCGCTGAGCGAAGAAGAAGAGGATCAGAACGGGCAACGTCAAGATCGTCGAGGCAGCCATCAACAGATTCCAGCGCGGCTCCATCATGTACCCCTGGAAGCTGGCCAAGAAGAGCGCTAGCGTCCAGTTGTTCTGAGAGGATAGGAAGATCAACGGCTCCAGCAGGTCGTTCCAATGATAGACAAAGGCGAAGATGGCCACCGTCGCTAGCGCCGGCTTGGACAGCGGCAGTATGATGCGCAGATAGATACGGAAGCTGGAGGCGCCATCGACGCGTGCTGCGTCGTCCAACTCGGCTGGGATGGCCAGGAAGAACTGGCGCAGTAGGAAGATGTGAAACGGCGCGCCGAACCAGTATGGCACGATCAATGGCTTGAATGTGTCTAGCCAACCCATCTTCTGAAATAGGATGAACTGCGGCACGATGGTGATAAAGCGGGGGAGCATCATGGTGCTGAGCACCAAGAGGAAGAGGGTATCCCGGCCGGGAAACTCCAACCGGGCAAATCCGAAGGCCACCAGGGAGCTCGAGATAGCCACGCCGACCACTCCTAACACGGCGATTATCACCGTGTTTCGGGCATATAGGTGCACCGGATGGCCCAGAATGGTCATGGCGTCTATAAAGTTGCGCCATACCCAAGGCCTCGGGAACCACTTCGGGGGGATGCTGAAAACCAGGGCATCCGGCTTCAGCGCCGTTGAGACCATCCACAGAAATGGCAGGAGCATGGCGAATCCCAGCGTGCACAACAGCAGGTAGGTGATGGCATGGCGCAGCAACTCGAATCGGCGCCTGCTGGCGAACGCCCTCCCGATGCCGATCACCCCCCATTGCCCAGGCTGTCGCATGTGCTCCTGGCCTACGCGAGCTGAAGAGAAGCTTCGGCTGCGGTCCATAGGTTATCTCCGCGCTCCCTCGTACTCGTAATAGACCCAGTGCCGGGCCAGTCGAAGTTGCCAGATCGTCACCACGATCATGATCACGAATAGAATCCAGGCCAAGGCCGCTGCGTATCCCATCTTCAGGAAGTTGAAGGCGTT
It includes:
- the cas10 gene encoding type III-A CRISPR-associated protein Cas10/Csm1; translation: MEREDAYRIALAGLLHDIGKFAQRTGGWQGAHTEVGGEFVRQFVPEGWQADLYPVMGHHDEPLLTYEAKLIALADRLSAGERLAAEAAQPRQLLSIFCSLTADGQQAPEDKYWPLKPLRLEEAAVFPDESLAESQVTAAYSALWRGFEQETRHLLKAHARAESLSTYLESMLLLLQRYVWCVPSAYYRSVPDVSLYDHSRATAALAVCLMEQPETHIDELLRALKTWHQERAKALDAPPPPVLEETTVALLVGGDISGVQDFIYTITARGATSALRGRSFYLQLLTEAVARYVLRRLELPITNLLYQGGGHFYLLARPSDSSCLAEIRQEVSRILLRYHQGDLYLALAELSLVAADFYEGRISQKWGALVEHLRRAKQRRFAELGPGLADLFAPQGHGGNEERECQVCGREHPGTRTDDDVRKCPPCLSYEELGDRLRQARYLWLTEMKADDELGAESGGWEEVLRAFGLQAGVAEELTAVPNTGRPRWILALEDDAMDNLRPDAHTVVGRRLLVNVTPVYGKADEEWLGRLPKAQQGALRQELPQEPQGKIKPFALLEAQSTGIPRLGVLRMDVDNLGTLFAKGLGDQATFSRVAALSFAISLFFEGWVEVLAKRVGKTADGRDRLYSIYSGGDDLFFVGSWDAVVELARKIRADLTRFAADHPGVHASAGIALVGGKYPLYQAAGDAGRAEAQAKEVRRRVNGREHRKDGIAFLGQAIPWRQFGVEECREGMETVHSLAHWLERLTRDEQDGGAKAPKALLQMLIRLQEQYAEATKERALLGEDRNKAGEEQVYYGPWMWRGHYFLKRMARRYEKDDPEVAKAVDGLAEHLHGENFRAIEWIGLAARWAELLGRDRST
- a CDS encoding carbohydrate ABC transporter permease, which gives rise to MDRSRSFSSARVGQEHMRQPGQWGVIGIGRAFASRRRFELLRHAITYLLLCTLGFAMLLPFLWMVSTALKPDALVFSIPPKWFPRPWVWRNFIDAMTILGHPVHLYARNTVIIAVLGVVGVAISSSLVAFGFARLEFPGRDTLFLLVLSTMMLPRFITIVPQFILFQKMGWLDTFKPLIVPYWFGAPFHIFLLRQFFLAIPAELDDAARVDGASSFRIYLRIILPLSKPALATVAIFAFVYHWNDLLEPLIFLSSQNNWTLALFLASFQGYMMEPRWNLLMAASTILTLPVLILFFFAQRLFIGGITVTGIKG